One genomic window of Prochlorococcus marinus str. NATL2A includes the following:
- a CDS encoding tetratricopeptide repeat protein translates to MEKSDKQEQRKNQFTDIKTFPVSFALEEIKENISIFTNTPSKPSKEEIINQAFKFHSQGNISEAAKYYQYLINQGFNDHRIFSNYGIILKSLGKLKEAELSTQKAIEIKPDFAEMHSNLGNILRDLDKLKEAEISLRKAIEIKPNYAEAYYNLGNILKDLGKLKEAEISYRKAIEIKPDYAKAHYNLGNLLKDNGKLKEAELSYLKAIGIKPDYAKAHSNLGNLLRELGNLQEAEMSYRKAIELNPTFAEAHYNLGNLLKELGNLQEAEMSYRKAIEIKPDYAEAHSNLGNLLRELGNLQEAEMSYRKAIEIKPDYAEAFWNLSLVELLQGDYINGLENYEFRFKKKKPTITQCITKLKRIEHKKLQKGEKLLVVTEQGLGDTLQYMRYIPYLRNQGLNISFCAQTKLHSLIQASGIDQNPLTPEQAETISDGKWIPLLSLPRYLQVRQKNPIISKPYIFSTDELTKKWRDILSEEKRPIIGINWQGNPNVEKEELKGRSLALETFATLARNNNFKFLSLQKGFGSEQLEKCSFRNKFVNGQAQIDETWDFLENAAIIENCDLIITSDTSIAHLAGGLGKSTWLLLQHIPEWRWGLERENTFWYPSMRLFRQKERHNWQEVMERVSSKLKKKLEEQI, encoded by the coding sequence ATGGAAAAATCAGATAAACAAGAACAAAGAAAGAATCAATTCACTGATATAAAAACATTCCCCGTTTCATTTGCTTTAGAAGAAATAAAAGAGAATATTTCTATTTTCACTAACACTCCTTCTAAACCTTCTAAAGAAGAAATCATTAATCAAGCATTTAAGTTTCATTCACAAGGAAACATTTCAGAAGCAGCAAAATATTATCAATATTTAATCAATCAAGGTTTTAATGATCACAGAATTTTTTCTAATTATGGAATAATTTTAAAAAGTCTTGGGAAATTAAAAGAAGCAGAATTATCTACTCAAAAAGCAATTGAAATCAAACCTGATTTCGCAGAGATGCATTCCAATCTAGGAAATATATTAAGAGATCTTGACAAGTTAAAAGAAGCAGAAATCTCATTACGTAAAGCAATTGAAATCAAACCTAATTACGCAGAAGCATATTATAATTTGGGAAATATATTAAAAGATCTTGGCAAGTTAAAAGAAGCAGAAATCTCATACCGCAAAGCAATTGAAATCAAACCTGATTACGCAAAGGCTCATTACAATCTGGGAAACTTGTTGAAAGATAATGGCAAGTTAAAAGAAGCAGAATTGTCATACCTCAAAGCAATTGGAATCAAACCTGATTACGCAAAGGCTCATTCCAATCTGGGAAACTTATTGAGAGAACTTGGAAACTTACAAGAAGCAGAAATGTCATATCGCAAAGCGATTGAACTCAATCCTACTTTCGCAGAGGCTCATTACAATCTGGGAAACTTATTGAAAGAACTTGGAAATTTACAAGAAGCAGAAATGTCATATCGCAAAGCGATTGAAATTAAACCTGATTACGCAGAGGCTCATTCCAATCTGGGAAACTTATTGAGAGAACTTGGAAACTTACAAGAAGCAGAAATGTCATATCGCAAAGCGATTGAAATTAAACCTGATTACGCAGAAGCATTTTGGAATCTTTCATTAGTTGAACTACTTCAAGGTGACTATATAAATGGTTTAGAAAACTATGAATTTAGATTCAAAAAAAAGAAGCCTACTATTACTCAATGTATTACAAAACTCAAACGAATCGAGCACAAAAAATTACAAAAAGGAGAAAAGCTATTAGTCGTCACTGAGCAAGGTTTAGGAGATACCCTTCAATATATGAGATATATTCCTTACCTTAGAAATCAAGGACTCAATATTTCTTTTTGTGCTCAAACAAAACTACATTCATTGATCCAAGCCTCAGGGATTGATCAAAATCCATTAACTCCAGAACAAGCTGAGACAATTTCAGACGGTAAATGGATACCACTATTATCTTTACCTAGATATCTACAAGTACGTCAAAAAAATCCAATCATTTCCAAACCATATATCTTTTCAACAGATGAACTAACGAAGAAGTGGAGGGATATACTCTCTGAAGAAAAAAGACCAATCATTGGTATTAACTGGCAAGGGAATCCAAATGTCGAAAAGGAAGAACTAAAAGGTCGCTCACTAGCTTTAGAAACCTTTGCCACTCTTGCTAGGAACAATAACTTTAAATTTCTTTCACTACAAAAAGGTTTTGGTTCAGAGCAACTTGAAAAATGCTCTTTCAGAAATAAGTTTGTTAACGGCCAAGCTCAAATTGATGAGACTTGGGATTTTCTTGAAAATGCTGCCATAATTGAAAACTGTGATTTAATTATTACTTCTGACACTTCAATTGCTCACCTAGCTGGAGGATTAGGCAAATCAACCTGGTTACTCCTTCAACATATTCCTGAATGGAGGTGGGGACTTGAAAGGGAGAATACATTTTGGTACCCATCGATGAGATTATTTCGTCAAAAAGAGCGACATAATTGGCAAGAGGTTATGGAAAGAGTATCAAGTAAACTAAAAAAGAAATTAGAAGAACAAATATAA
- a CDS encoding high light inducible protein: MSSSSQVITEYGKQNIFARETPPQLVENYTSYPKEAEKTNGRWAMIGMISLLGAYVTTGQIIPGIF; encoded by the coding sequence ATGTCATCTTCTTCTCAGGTAATTACTGAATACGGCAAGCAAAATATATTTGCTCGTGAAACTCCTCCACAGTTGGTGGAAAACTATACAAGCTATCCAAAGGAAGCTGAGAAAACTAATGGACGTTGGGCAATGATTGGAATGATCAGCCTTCTAGGTGCATACGTCACAACAGGACAAATCATCCCAGGTATCTTTTGA
- a CDS encoding Hsp70 family protein, whose amino-acid sequence MEKNNIDQFENILRPEINKNVFGTLAIDLGSSTTVVVFQKENGQPPELLDLPPISRAIGEIPSLIWKSSEKEESYLIGQQIIDLNLINEKENNLSQDFKRWIGSKEIEPIYDSKITPEKAGEILIHSIWNKVSQKVNIKRLVLTAPVDTYREYRTWLVNVCNSLEVKEIALVDEPTAAAMGAGLEPGSTLLVLDFGGSTIDMSIVALEGGEGQASPIAQLVRFDGNNLEGKSTQVLRTAKVLGKSGLRLGGKDIDRWIIHHLLPEENPTYSILQKAEELKCELSNTNIKETLIITKKVKNIQNEEKFLKLSKKGLEELLIEKGLLKSIEKLFIQTINIAKRNSFELKDLDSVVLVGGGSRIPLIKNYLSDICNSIPFLTPPPIEAIALGALHLTPGVQIKDVLNKGVSLRCWNKKNEKHIWHPLFLAGQTWPTNKPLEIILAASINNQLSIDLIIGEPQEEGSNEIIYTNGLPTLTTIESKDKIKKINNTIISIPVDPPGEIGQDCIKLIFNINDNCQLEVEGVDLRNDKEITKQNLGEIR is encoded by the coding sequence ATGGAAAAAAATAACATTGATCAATTCGAAAACATCCTTCGACCTGAAATCAATAAAAATGTTTTTGGAACATTAGCCATCGATTTAGGAAGTTCAACAACAGTTGTTGTTTTTCAAAAAGAAAATGGGCAGCCTCCTGAACTTTTAGATCTACCTCCAATTAGTCGAGCGATTGGAGAGATACCAAGTTTAATTTGGAAGTCATCAGAAAAAGAAGAATCTTATTTAATTGGTCAACAAATTATAGATTTAAATCTCATTAATGAAAAAGAAAATAACTTAAGTCAAGATTTTAAAAGATGGATAGGATCTAAGGAAATTGAACCTATATATGATTCAAAAATAACCCCAGAAAAAGCAGGTGAGATTTTAATTCACAGTATTTGGAATAAAGTCTCGCAGAAGGTCAACATCAAAAGACTAGTATTAACTGCTCCAGTAGATACATATCGAGAATATAGAACTTGGTTAGTCAATGTATGTAATTCCTTAGAAGTAAAAGAAATTGCTTTAGTTGATGAACCCACTGCTGCTGCAATGGGAGCTGGACTGGAGCCTGGATCAACATTACTTGTTTTAGATTTTGGAGGAAGCACAATTGATATGTCAATTGTTGCTTTAGAGGGAGGAGAAGGACAAGCTTCACCAATTGCACAGCTTGTTAGATTTGATGGCAATAATTTAGAGGGAAAAAGTACACAAGTTCTTCGCACCGCAAAAGTTCTAGGGAAATCAGGGCTTCGGTTAGGGGGGAAAGATATAGATAGATGGATAATTCATCATTTATTACCAGAAGAAAATCCAACCTATTCAATCTTGCAAAAGGCCGAGGAGCTTAAATGTGAATTAAGCAATACTAATATAAAAGAGACATTGATTATCACTAAAAAAGTAAAAAATATTCAGAATGAAGAAAAGTTTTTAAAATTATCTAAAAAAGGTCTTGAAGAATTACTTATAGAAAAAGGACTCCTAAAAAGTATTGAAAAGCTTTTCATTCAAACAATTAATATCGCGAAACGAAATTCATTTGAATTAAAAGATCTTGATAGCGTTGTATTAGTCGGAGGAGGATCTCGCATACCTTTGATTAAAAATTATTTAAGTGATATCTGTAATTCCATCCCTTTTTTGACCCCTCCACCTATAGAAGCAATTGCATTGGGAGCATTACACCTCACGCCGGGTGTTCAAATAAAAGATGTTCTTAACAAAGGGGTAAGTTTAAGATGCTGGAATAAAAAAAATGAAAAGCATATATGGCATCCTCTTTTTCTAGCAGGTCAGACATGGCCAACAAATAAGCCTTTAGAAATAATTTTAGCTGCAAGTATAAATAATCAATTAAGCATAGATTTAATCATTGGAGAACCTCAAGAAGAAGGGTCAAATGAGATTATTTATACTAATGGATTACCCACTTTAACAACAATAGAATCCAAGGATAAAATCAAAAAAATAAATAATACTATTATTTCAATCCCTGTGGATCCTCCTGGTGAAATTGGTCAAGATTGTATTAAATTAATTTTTAATATTAATGATAATTGTCAACTTGAGGTTGAGGGTGTCGATTTACGTAATGATAAAGAGATAACAAAACAAAATCTTGGAGAGATAAGATAA
- a CDS encoding ABC-F family ATP-binding cassette domain-containing protein, with amino-acid sequence MLISLVNASTDFGIKNLFKNLDLHVNKKERLGLIGPNGSGKSTLLRVIAGIEPLMEGERRCLPSLRISLVGQETSYNSEKSVLEEVLEGCGEKRKLLLNFSQLSRKIAQNPEDEDLLKKLGQASELMDAAEAWNLEQQCQDVLRRLGIKDLDKPVKELSGGYRKRVGLAAALVSNPDVLLLDEPTNHLDASAVEWLQNWLDHYKGALVLITHDRYVLDRITNRMVEINNGETRKYSGNYREFLQQKVEQEQSEASTKKKFQGVLRKELAWLRQGPKARSTKQKARIQRIAEMQAKPKSHVKANLEMNSLSRRIGKIAIEAEGVGLSLNNKENNLDLLCDFTYSFSPEDRVGIIGPNGSGKSTLLDLISGKRLPTSGKIKLGETVHIGYLDQHTNDLNQGSGLNRKVIDFVEEAALRIDHGGKQITASQLLEKFLFPPSQQHSPLQKLSGGEKRRLALCKMLIQAPNVLLLDEPTNDLDIQTLSVLEDFLDDFKGCVVVVSHDRYFLDRTIDRIFNFENGYLRRYEGNYSRFLDHKILEERNNETKERAKIVNNSKNKRGQEIKLVSKNDPRRLSFKEARELKELDLRLPMLEKKKIYLEKKITDNDVDISEISHQLAELIESIQEYEDRWIELSELSESAK; translated from the coding sequence GTGTTGATTAGTCTTGTTAATGCTTCTACAGACTTTGGAATAAAAAATCTTTTTAAAAATTTAGATCTTCATGTAAATAAAAAAGAGAGACTTGGTTTGATTGGTCCAAATGGATCTGGCAAGTCAACACTTTTGAGAGTCATTGCAGGAATAGAACCTTTGATGGAAGGAGAAAGAAGATGTTTACCATCTTTGCGGATATCTTTAGTTGGGCAAGAAACAAGTTACAACAGTGAAAAAAGTGTTTTGGAAGAAGTTCTTGAAGGGTGTGGAGAAAAAAGAAAATTATTACTTAATTTCAGTCAGCTAAGTAGAAAAATCGCTCAAAATCCAGAAGATGAAGACCTTTTGAAAAAACTAGGTCAGGCGAGTGAACTTATGGATGCCGCTGAGGCATGGAATTTAGAACAACAATGCCAAGATGTTCTAAGAAGATTAGGTATAAAAGACTTAGATAAACCAGTAAAAGAGCTTTCTGGTGGTTATCGCAAAAGAGTGGGACTTGCCGCTGCGCTTGTCTCTAATCCAGATGTCTTACTTCTTGATGAACCTACTAACCACCTAGATGCATCTGCAGTGGAATGGCTTCAAAATTGGTTAGACCATTATAAGGGTGCGCTGGTCTTAATAACTCACGATAGATATGTTCTTGATCGCATTACCAACCGGATGGTCGAAATTAACAATGGAGAAACTCGCAAGTATTCGGGCAATTATCGTGAATTTCTTCAACAAAAAGTTGAACAAGAGCAATCAGAGGCATCTACAAAGAAAAAGTTTCAGGGTGTTTTAAGAAAGGAATTAGCTTGGTTAAGACAGGGTCCCAAAGCAAGAAGTACAAAACAAAAAGCACGTATTCAACGGATTGCTGAAATGCAAGCGAAACCTAAAAGTCATGTCAAAGCTAATTTAGAAATGAATTCATTAAGTAGAAGAATTGGAAAAATCGCAATTGAGGCTGAAGGTGTAGGGCTATCGCTCAACAATAAAGAGAATAACTTGGATCTTTTATGTGATTTTACTTATAGCTTTAGTCCAGAGGACCGAGTAGGAATTATTGGTCCAAATGGCAGTGGTAAATCCACTCTTTTAGATCTAATTTCGGGTAAAAGATTGCCTACAAGTGGGAAAATAAAACTTGGAGAAACGGTTCATATTGGCTACTTAGATCAACATACAAATGACTTAAATCAAGGGAGTGGCTTAAACCGCAAAGTTATCGATTTTGTGGAGGAGGCTGCATTACGAATTGATCATGGAGGGAAACAAATTACAGCATCACAACTCTTAGAAAAATTCCTCTTTCCACCCAGTCAACAACATAGTCCTCTGCAAAAACTTTCAGGGGGAGAAAAAAGAAGACTTGCTCTATGCAAAATGCTCATACAAGCTCCCAACGTATTATTGCTTGATGAGCCTACAAATGATTTAGATATACAAACACTAAGTGTGCTAGAAGATTTTCTTGATGATTTTAAAGGTTGTGTCGTAGTTGTATCGCATGATAGATATTTTCTTGATCGTACTATTGATCGAATTTTTAATTTTGAAAACGGTTACTTGCGAAGATATGAAGGAAATTACTCTCGATTTCTTGATCATAAAATATTAGAGGAGCGAAACAATGAAACAAAAGAACGAGCCAAAATAGTCAATAATTCAAAAAATAAGCGTGGACAAGAAATAAAATTAGTTTCTAAAAATGATCCTAGACGATTGAGTTTTAAAGAAGCTAGAGAATTAAAAGAATTAGATCTGAGACTACCTATGTTAGAAAAAAAGAAAATATATTTAGAAAAAAAGATCACTGATAATGATGTAGACATTAGTGAAATTAGTCATCAATTAGCAGAACTAATTGAATCTATTCAAGAGTATGAGGATAGATGGATTGAGCTAAGTGAGTTGTCTGAGTCAGCAAAGTAA
- a CDS encoding class I SAM-dependent methyltransferase: MNGLKLNLGCGEKRFPGYINVDKYGSPDIKHDLESFPWPWETNSVSEIVLIHVLEHLGKDVEIYFGIFKEMYRICNHGAKIKIIVPHFRHEFFYDDPTHVRVVTPLGLQLFSQRLNKLWVEQGAANSPLGLYLDINFELKQTVIKPSEDWFRIHPDKNVDVRLLQQESNIYNNLIEQYDMSLEVIKNSNEEAGGKV, encoded by the coding sequence ATGAATGGGCTTAAATTAAATCTTGGATGCGGTGAAAAAAGATTTCCAGGTTATATTAATGTAGATAAATATGGGAGCCCAGATATAAAACATGACTTAGAATCTTTCCCTTGGCCTTGGGAGACAAATTCAGTTTCAGAAATTGTATTAATACATGTTCTTGAACACCTAGGTAAAGACGTGGAAATATACTTTGGAATATTTAAAGAGATGTACCGAATATGTAATCATGGAGCAAAAATTAAAATAATTGTACCTCATTTTAGACATGAATTCTTCTATGATGATCCAACTCATGTGAGAGTTGTTACCCCTCTAGGTTTACAATTATTTTCTCAAAGACTAAACAAGCTATGGGTAGAGCAAGGAGCCGCTAATAGTCCACTTGGATTATATCTAGATATCAATTTTGAACTTAAGCAAACAGTTATAAAGCCAAGTGAAGACTGGTTTAGAATACATCCAGATAAAAATGTTGATGTTAGATTACTCCAGCAAGAGTCTAATATTTATAATAATTTAATTGAACAATATGACATGTCACTTGAAGTAATTAAAAATAGTAATGAAGAAGCAGGAGGAAAAGTATGA
- a CDS encoding DUF6165 family protein, with translation MSSKIKHLSSILAPVSLGELIDKITILEIKQIHMTGKKLKNIDKELKLLRKIVQDVNLEIEIDLINNLKEINNNLWEIEDNIRIKESNQEFDKEFIQLARSVYKENDKRASIKKEINQKYNSDLVEEKSYNNYLSKS, from the coding sequence ATGAGTTCAAAGATTAAACACTTATCTTCTATCCTTGCTCCAGTCTCTCTAGGAGAACTAATTGATAAAATCACGATTCTAGAAATTAAACAAATACATATGACTGGAAAAAAGCTAAAAAATATAGATAAAGAGCTAAAACTACTAAGAAAAATAGTTCAAGATGTAAATCTAGAAATTGAGATCGATTTAATTAATAATCTCAAAGAAATAAACAATAACCTTTGGGAAATAGAAGATAATATTAGGATAAAAGAGAGCAATCAAGAATTTGATAAAGAATTTATTCAACTCGCTAGATCAGTTTACAAAGAAAATGATAAGAGAGCTTCTATAAAAAAAGAAATCAATCAGAAGTATAATTCAGATCTGGTTGAAGAAAAATCATATAATAACTATTTATCTAAGTCGTAA
- a CDS encoding EVE domain-containing protein, which translates to MAPKEINYWLMKSEPDAYSIKDLEKEEETLWDGIRNYQARNFMRSMEIGDQAFFYHSNTKPPGIVGLMEIIEKNLIDPFQFDESSKYFDKKSKRDNPRWDCVKTKYICEFKSMITLKDLSETYTSEELTLVRKGNRLSIMPINKDIALELLKKLKKN; encoded by the coding sequence ATGGCACCAAAAGAGATTAACTATTGGCTAATGAAGAGTGAGCCAGATGCTTACAGTATTAAAGATTTAGAAAAAGAAGAAGAAACTCTCTGGGATGGAATTCGAAATTATCAGGCTAGAAACTTTATGAGGTCAATGGAAATTGGTGATCAAGCTTTTTTTTATCATTCGAATACTAAACCACCTGGAATAGTTGGTCTGATGGAAATTATTGAAAAAAACTTAATCGACCCTTTTCAGTTTGATGAAAGCTCAAAGTATTTTGACAAAAAATCAAAAAGAGATAACCCTCGTTGGGATTGCGTGAAAACTAAATATATCTGTGAATTTAAAAGTATGATTACTTTAAAGGACCTATCTGAAACTTATACGTCTGAAGAACTCACTCTAGTTCGTAAAGGGAACAGGCTATCAATTATGCCAATTAATAAAGATATCGCTTTAGAGCTTCTCAAAAAGCTCAAGAAAAATTAA
- a CDS encoding DUF3386 domain-containing protein has translation MTGKDCTHLFKSAYENRYTWESNFSGYEGRCSWTDGEREVEGSFCLGQDLKATVKGIDDEKIHKAISSQLWEVAIHRVRRSFEQTHGKNTFTFGDTNEIGSEVIVGGKNEGDKYRVKNDVVTMVYRHIHGNLIIILTKDVTHTGNGYLSKSYSSQYLDPISKKDLKGKSFYEDAFIPLFKGGPWVLSSRSIYQEASEGSIMNKQVFSFSELTSINSKQD, from the coding sequence ATGACAGGAAAAGATTGTACGCATTTATTTAAGTCTGCCTATGAAAATCGCTACACATGGGAATCAAATTTTTCAGGTTACGAAGGTAGATGTTCTTGGACAGATGGCGAAAGAGAAGTAGAAGGAAGCTTTTGCTTAGGACAAGATTTAAAAGCCACTGTTAAAGGAATAGATGACGAAAAAATACACAAAGCCATTTCTTCACAACTTTGGGAAGTTGCTATTCATAGAGTCAGAAGATCATTTGAACAAACACATGGTAAAAATACCTTTACTTTTGGAGATACAAATGAAATTGGCTCAGAAGTTATAGTTGGAGGGAAAAACGAAGGTGACAAATACAGGGTCAAAAACGATGTTGTTACGATGGTTTATAGGCATATTCATGGAAATCTAATAATCATCCTCACTAAGGATGTGACTCATACTGGTAATGGCTACTTAAGCAAGAGTTATTCCAGTCAATATCTTGATCCAATTTCAAAAAAAGATCTAAAGGGAAAAAGCTTTTACGAAGATGCTTTTATACCTTTATTCAAAGGTGGTCCTTGGGTTTTATCCTCTAGATCCATATATCAAGAAGCCTCAGAAGGTTCAATAATGAATAAACAAGTATTTTCTTTTTCGGAGTTAACAAGTATTAATTCTAAGCAAGATTAG
- a CDS encoding DUF2811 domain-containing protein produces MKNIDFKEDKSLIQSSDVLESEDTISFQTEIPKQIQQAMNVYIEKHPQWDQYRLLQAALAGFLIQNGIRSRLITRLYIGNMFGSHSF; encoded by the coding sequence ATGAAAAATATTGATTTTAAGGAAGATAAAAGCTTGATTCAAAGTTCGGATGTTTTGGAATCTGAGGATACAATTAGTTTTCAAACAGAAATACCAAAGCAAATTCAACAAGCGATGAACGTTTACATTGAGAAACACCCCCAATGGGATCAATACAGGCTTTTACAAGCTGCGCTTGCAGGGTTTCTAATTCAAAATGGCATCAGATCCAGATTGATAACACGTCTTTATATTGGCAATATGTTTGGATCTCATTCTTTTTGA
- a CDS encoding DUF1818 family protein — protein MIKKEGPGWRIIFDSSRDNFSTLIGGETWAIELDKSEWKILVEVVMELCDQYKLVKEQLMGDEDITLELERRPWLAILNGDQYGWNLRLILSASGLFNRGAEVYWPRHVTNNVVNAMRSMWDSDYL, from the coding sequence GTGATCAAAAAAGAAGGTCCGGGTTGGAGAATAATTTTTGATTCCTCAAGAGATAACTTTTCTACGCTTATAGGAGGGGAAACATGGGCAATAGAGTTGGATAAATCTGAATGGAAAATTTTAGTTGAGGTAGTAATGGAATTGTGTGATCAATACAAATTAGTGAAGGAACAATTAATGGGCGATGAGGATATAACTTTGGAATTAGAACGTAGGCCTTGGTTGGCAATTTTGAATGGTGATCAATATGGATGGAATCTCAGGTTGATCTTGAGTGCTAGTGGTCTGTTTAATCGAGGAGCAGAGGTCTATTGGCCTAGACATGTGACTAACAATGTTGTGAATGCAATGAGATCAATGTGGGATTCAGACTATTTGTGA
- a CDS encoding cupin domain-containing protein, which yields MSILVTSPCTETTIQELVTKNWPIWTCDVSSFNWTYEDQETCLLLAGEVTVTPDGGEPVKFGAGDLVVFPAGMDCRWDVHKAVRKHYRFGD from the coding sequence GTGTCGATATTAGTTACTTCTCCTTGTACTGAAACTACGATTCAGGAATTAGTAACCAAAAATTGGCCGATATGGACTTGTGATGTAAGTTCTTTTAACTGGACTTATGAAGATCAAGAGACTTGCTTATTACTTGCGGGCGAAGTGACTGTGACTCCTGATGGAGGAGAACCTGTGAAGTTTGGCGCAGGTGACTTAGTTGTCTTCCCAGCAGGAATGGACTGTAGATGGGATGTTCATAAGGCTGTTCGTAAGCATTATCGATTTGGTGATTAA
- a CDS encoding DUF805 domain-containing protein yields MNFLERVLSNYFLAWSQIFNYKDKTSRIPFWHFFILDGFIGAVVSILSNNNLANDPNDFYNIAEGYDWSYFYSIPSFLVFIALLIRRLRDIGKENLVLWAFCSFIPFYNLYIFAQPSSEK; encoded by the coding sequence ATGAATTTTTTAGAGAGAGTTCTTTCAAATTACTTTCTGGCTTGGAGTCAGATTTTTAATTACAAAGATAAAACAAGTAGAATACCTTTTTGGCACTTTTTTATCCTAGATGGATTTATAGGTGCTGTGGTTTCAATACTATCTAATAATAACCTTGCTAATGACCCAAATGATTTTTATAACATCGCTGAGGGATATGACTGGAGTTATTTTTATAGCATTCCATCTTTTTTAGTTTTTATAGCTTTATTAATCAGAAGACTGAGAGATATAGGTAAGGAAAACTTAGTTTTATGGGCATTTTGTTCATTTATTCCTTTCTATAATCTTTATATATTTGCCCAACCTTCCTCTGAAAAGTAA
- a CDS encoding DNA-directed RNA polymerase subunit omega — protein sequence MNSNDLAKRGESLIRHSTNRYLTTVRIAFRAKQRRFDDFDGLLEESTVKPVQRAIIELSDEQDQPDLLPG from the coding sequence TTGAATTCCAACGATTTAGCAAAAAGAGGCGAGAGTCTCATCAGACACTCCACTAATCGCTACCTCACTACTGTGAGGATTGCTTTTAGAGCAAAGCAAAGGAGATTTGACGATTTTGATGGACTTTTAGAAGAATCCACAGTTAAGCCAGTACAAAGAGCCATAATTGAACTAAGTGATGAACAAGATCAACCTGATTTATTACCTGGTTAG